Proteins encoded by one window of Paroedura picta isolate Pp20150507F chromosome 11, Ppicta_v3.0, whole genome shotgun sequence:
- the TAC1 gene encoding protachykinin-1 isoform X2 gives MLKPGTPAGAPSPPRRQDYKAAAFPPSASSRPGSSRAPAGEEGTVRRTLDGFALAARSARTPLDGDPPATMKLWVALAVLALVLAQALADELGDNDQLGYFADWSDGDQDKEELPFPFEHLLQRIARRPRPQQFYGLMGKRDAGYGPLSHKRSSEWNTAQIYERRRK, from the exons ATGCTCAAGCCCGGGACCCCGGCAGGCGCGCCGAGCCCTCCCCGTCGCCAGGACTATAAAGCGGCGGCGTTTCCCCCGAGTGCCTCCAGCCGCCCAGGCAGCAGCCGCGCA CCAGCAGGCGAGGAAGGGACTGTCCGCCGGACGCTCGACGGCTTCGCTCTCGCGGCGCGCTCTGCCCGGACGCCCCTCGACGGAGACCCGCCGGCGACCATGAAGCTCTGGGTGGCTCTGGCCGTGCTGGCCCTGGTGTTGGCGCAAGCGCTGGCCGACGAGCTGGGAGACAACGACCAGCTGGGCTACTTCGCCGACTGGTCCGACGGCGACCAGGACAAG GAGGAACTGCCCTTTCCCTTCGAGCATCTTCTCCAGAGAATCGCCAGGCGACCCAGACCTCAGCAGTTTTACGGCCTAATGGGAAAGCGAGATGCTG GATATGGCCCCCTGTCTCACAAAA GATCTTCGGAATGGAACACAGCACAGATTTACGAAAGGAGACGCAAATGA
- the TAC1 gene encoding protachykinin-1 isoform X1, with translation MLKPGTPAGAPSPPRRQDYKAAAFPPSASSRPGSSRAPAGEEGTVRRTLDGFALAARSARTPLDGDPPATMKLWVALAVLALVLAQALADELGDNDQLGYFADWSDGDQDKEELPFPFEHLLQRIARRPRPQQFYGLMGKRDAGYGPLSHKRHKTDSFVGLMGKRSLNSGSSEWNTAQIYERRRK, from the exons ATGCTCAAGCCCGGGACCCCGGCAGGCGCGCCGAGCCCTCCCCGTCGCCAGGACTATAAAGCGGCGGCGTTTCCCCCGAGTGCCTCCAGCCGCCCAGGCAGCAGCCGCGCA CCAGCAGGCGAGGAAGGGACTGTCCGCCGGACGCTCGACGGCTTCGCTCTCGCGGCGCGCTCTGCCCGGACGCCCCTCGACGGAGACCCGCCGGCGACCATGAAGCTCTGGGTGGCTCTGGCCGTGCTGGCCCTGGTGTTGGCGCAAGCGCTGGCCGACGAGCTGGGAGACAACGACCAGCTGGGCTACTTCGCCGACTGGTCCGACGGCGACCAGGACAAG GAGGAACTGCCCTTTCCCTTCGAGCATCTTCTCCAGAGAATCGCCAGGCGACCCAGACCTCAGCAGTTTTACGGCCTAATGGGAAAGCGAGATGCTG GATATGGCCCCCTGTCTCACAAAA GACATAAAACAGATTCATTTGTTGGACTCATGGGCAAAAGATCTTTAAATTCTG GATCTTCGGAATGGAACACAGCACAGATTTACGAAAGGAGACGCAAATGA